In Pseudomonas sp. MYb327, one DNA window encodes the following:
- a CDS encoding slipin family protein, whose product MGLQLGFVALLLLLIVLAGATFRILREYERGVVFQLGRFWQVKGPGLILLIPVVQQMVRVDLRTVVLDVPAQDVITRDNVSVKVNAVLYFRVLDPQKAIIQVEDFLMATSQLAQTTLRAVLGKHELDELLAERERLNIDIQQVLDAQTDAWGIKVANVEIKHVDLNESMIRAIAKQAEAERERRAKVIHAEGELQASEKLMQAAEMLGRQPGAMQLRYMQTLSSIAGDKSSTIVFPLPIELLKGMADLSSKP is encoded by the coding sequence ATGGGCCTGCAACTGGGTTTTGTCGCGCTGCTACTCCTGCTGATTGTCTTGGCGGGAGCGACTTTCCGCATCCTGCGCGAATACGAACGCGGGGTGGTGTTCCAGCTCGGACGCTTCTGGCAGGTCAAAGGCCCCGGTTTGATTCTGTTGATTCCGGTGGTCCAGCAAATGGTGCGCGTCGACTTGCGCACCGTGGTCCTCGACGTGCCGGCCCAGGACGTGATCACCCGCGATAACGTCTCGGTCAAGGTCAACGCCGTGCTGTACTTCCGCGTACTCGACCCGCAGAAAGCGATCATCCAGGTCGAAGACTTTCTCATGGCCACCAGCCAACTGGCGCAAACCACCTTGCGTGCGGTGCTTGGCAAGCACGAACTCGATGAACTGCTGGCCGAACGCGAACGTCTGAACATCGATATCCAGCAAGTTCTCGACGCCCAGACTGACGCCTGGGGCATCAAGGTGGCCAACGTCGAAATCAAGCACGTCGACCTCAATGAATCGATGATCCGTGCCATCGCCAAACAAGCCGAAGCGGAACGTGAACGCCGGGCCAAAGTGATTCATGCCGAGGGCGAATTGCAGGCCTCGGAAAAACTCATGCAAGCCGCCGAAATGCTCGGCCGCCAACCCGGCGCCATGCAGTTGCGATACATGCAAACGCTGAGTTCGATTGCCGGCGACAAGAGTTCGACGATTGTCTTTCCGCTGCCGATCGAATTGCTCAAGGGCATGGCGGATCTATCGTCGAAACCCTGA
- a CDS encoding YbhB/YbcL family Raf kinase inhibitor-like protein, with protein sequence MTRLTSLNPWLAAVAVALCVQFPAHAAQERFTLNIPGVSDDRLFTSAAASDAAGCGGHNVSPALSWNAGPAGTLSYAVVMHDPDGQKGQGVDHWVHYGIKAATHQIPAGVGAKSALEGVGGTNSKGTTGYIGPCPPVGDSAHHYIIQIYALDLAPDALPAGLTRAQFLEKIKGHVLKNSSVVRRYHR encoded by the coding sequence ATGACCCGATTGACCTCTCTGAACCCTTGGCTCGCGGCCGTAGCAGTCGCCCTTTGCGTGCAATTTCCGGCGCACGCGGCCCAGGAGCGTTTCACCCTGAACATCCCGGGTGTATCGGACGACCGACTGTTCACTTCGGCCGCCGCCAGCGATGCCGCCGGTTGCGGCGGGCACAATGTTTCACCGGCGCTGAGCTGGAACGCTGGCCCGGCAGGCACGCTCAGCTACGCCGTCGTCATGCACGACCCGGATGGCCAGAAAGGCCAGGGTGTCGATCACTGGGTGCATTACGGCATAAAGGCCGCCACTCACCAGATCCCGGCCGGCGTCGGTGCCAAATCCGCGCTCGAAGGCGTGGGCGGCACCAACAGCAAAGGCACCACAGGCTACATCGGCCCTTGCCCGCCGGTTGGCGACAGTGCGCATCATTACATCATCCAGATCTATGCACTGGACCTGGCACCGGATGCCTTGCCGGCCGGCCTGACCCGCGCGCAGTTTCTGGAAAAAATCAAAGGCCACGTGCTGAAAAACAGCAGTGTGGTGCGGCGCTATCACCGCTGA
- a CDS encoding TolC family protein, which translates to MNKASGLAVAGLGLLLSACQAVGPDYHLPDEAAIHREDLQGELAVGGKPVVSAPVPADWWRLYQDPRLDQLVQQAMASNTDLRVAAASLLRARAQVDEAEAAGGWSGGVKMGAQRLQESGEAFLLPEKVPVANIGDIGISASYQFDLFGTLQRGIEAAKANADATQAAADTARITLVADVVRAYIQVCAANEEREIAQHSLDLQEQSTTLIQRLRDAGRGDETQVTRSQTQFKSLRADMPRYEAARQAGLFRLSMLLAKPLDQLPAGTATCAELPKIAQLIPVGDGAALLKRRPDVRQAERRLAAATAGIGVATGELYPNISIGATIGTVGILDNLGEPSTNRWGFGPSLTWTVPSNGTRARIREAEATTQGVLAHFDGVVLNAIRETQTSLAQYSALLQRRDALADAEQSAKLAADQTHRFFQAGRASFLADLQATRTYTDVTAQLASANTQVAMGQINLFLALGGGWESGRTQASNSGKP; encoded by the coding sequence ATGAACAAAGCCTCGGGTTTGGCCGTCGCCGGATTAGGCCTGTTGCTGTCGGCGTGTCAGGCAGTCGGGCCGGATTATCACTTGCCGGACGAGGCGGCCATCCACCGTGAAGACTTGCAAGGCGAGTTGGCGGTCGGAGGCAAACCGGTGGTTTCGGCGCCGGTGCCTGCCGATTGGTGGCGCCTGTATCAGGACCCGCGACTCGACCAATTGGTCCAGCAAGCCATGGCGTCCAATACCGACCTGCGCGTGGCAGCGGCCAGTCTGCTGCGGGCTCGTGCGCAAGTGGACGAGGCCGAGGCGGCGGGTGGCTGGAGTGGCGGTGTGAAGATGGGCGCCCAGCGGTTGCAGGAATCCGGCGAAGCGTTTCTGCTGCCGGAAAAAGTGCCGGTGGCCAACATCGGTGATATCGGCATTTCCGCGTCCTACCAGTTCGACCTGTTCGGCACGCTGCAACGCGGTATCGAAGCGGCCAAGGCCAATGCCGATGCGACCCAGGCCGCCGCCGATACCGCCCGTATCACCCTGGTGGCGGATGTGGTTCGCGCCTACATCCAAGTGTGTGCGGCCAACGAAGAGCGGGAAATCGCCCAGCACTCCCTCGACTTGCAAGAACAGAGCACCACGCTGATCCAGCGCTTGCGCGACGCCGGCCGTGGCGACGAAACCCAGGTCACTCGCTCGCAAACCCAATTCAAATCCCTGCGCGCCGACATGCCGCGCTATGAAGCGGCGCGTCAGGCCGGATTGTTCCGCTTGTCGATGCTGCTGGCCAAACCGCTGGATCAATTGCCGGCCGGCACCGCGACGTGCGCCGAGTTGCCGAAAATCGCGCAATTGATACCTGTGGGCGATGGCGCCGCGTTGCTCAAGCGTCGTCCCGACGTGCGGCAAGCCGAGCGTCGACTGGCCGCCGCGACCGCCGGCATCGGCGTCGCCACTGGCGAGCTGTACCCGAACATCAGCATCGGCGCGACCATCGGCACCGTCGGCATCCTCGACAATCTCGGCGAGCCGTCGACCAATCGCTGGGGTTTTGGGCCGTCACTGACCTGGACTGTGCCGTCCAACGGCACCCGTGCACGAATCCGTGAGGCCGAAGCCACGACCCAAGGCGTGTTGGCGCACTTCGACGGCGTTGTGCTCAACGCCATCCGCGAAACCCAGACCAGCCTGGCCCAGTACTCCGCACTGCTGCAACGCCGTGACGCCCTGGCGGATGCCGAGCAGTCGGCGAAACTGGCGGCCGACCAGACTCACCGCTTCTTCCAGGCCGGCCGCGCGTCGTTTCTGGCAGACCTGCAGGCGACTCGCACCTACACCGACGTCACGGCGCAACTGGCCAGTGCGAACACGCAAGTTGCCATGGGTCAGATCAATTTGTTCCTCGCCTTGGGTGGCGGTTGGGAAAGCGGACGAACGCAAGCGTCGAACTCCGGCAAACCCTGA
- a CDS encoding DUF1656 domain-containing protein: protein MIGDLDLSGVFLPTLLVLMGITYLLFLLVHGVLTRLHFYRLVWHRALFNVALYALLLGAVDSLSRYLMT from the coding sequence ATGATCGGTGATCTGGATCTCAGCGGGGTGTTCCTGCCCACGCTGCTGGTGCTGATGGGCATTACGTATCTGTTGTTCCTGTTGGTGCACGGGGTGCTGACGCGCCTGCACTTTTACCGTCTGGTCTGGCACCGGGCATTGTTTAACGTGGCTCTCTACGCCTTGCTGCTTGGCGCCGTGGACTCACTCAGTCGATACCTGATGACATGA
- a CDS encoding HlyD family secretion protein: MKKPFLTLGRVVLTLLIVTFAVVVVWRMVMYYMFAPWTRDGHIRADIVQIAPDVSGLIQQVEVRDNQLVKRGQVLFSIDQDRFKLALRQAKAAVADREETLAQAQREAKRNKGLGNLVPGEQLEESQSKVARAQVALMEAQVAVDSAQLNLDRSVIRSPVDGYVNDRAPRAKEFVSAGRPVLSVVDSNSFHIDGYFEETKLDGIHVGQSVDIRVVGDRARLRGHVESIVAGIEDRDRTSGSNLLPNVNPAFSWVRLAQRIPVRIAFDDVPADFRMIAGRTATVSIIDDQNREPAQ; the protein is encoded by the coding sequence ATGAAAAAACCGTTTTTAACCCTCGGTCGCGTGGTCCTGACCCTGTTGATCGTGACCTTCGCGGTCGTCGTGGTCTGGCGCATGGTGATGTATTACATGTTCGCGCCCTGGACCCGTGACGGGCACATTCGTGCCGATATCGTACAGATCGCGCCGGACGTTTCCGGGCTGATCCAGCAAGTTGAAGTGCGCGACAACCAGTTGGTGAAGCGCGGCCAGGTGTTGTTCAGCATCGACCAGGACCGTTTCAAACTGGCGCTACGCCAGGCGAAAGCGGCGGTTGCCGACCGCGAAGAAACCCTCGCCCAGGCCCAGCGCGAAGCCAAGCGCAACAAGGGTCTCGGCAATCTGGTGCCAGGCGAACAATTGGAAGAAAGTCAGTCCAAGGTCGCCCGTGCCCAAGTGGCATTGATGGAAGCGCAGGTGGCGGTGGACAGCGCTCAGCTCAACCTCGACCGCTCGGTGATCCGCAGCCCGGTGGACGGCTACGTCAACGACCGCGCGCCGCGCGCCAAGGAATTCGTCAGTGCCGGTCGGCCGGTGTTGTCCGTCGTCGACAGCAATTCCTTTCACATCGACGGCTACTTCGAAGAAACCAAACTGGACGGCATTCACGTTGGCCAAAGCGTCGACATTCGGGTGGTCGGCGACCGTGCGCGACTGCGCGGCCACGTGGAAAGCATCGTCGCCGGTATCGAAGACCGCGACCGCACCAGCGGCAGCAACCTGTTGCCCAACGTCAACCCGGCGTTCAGCTGGGTGCGGCTGGCGCAGCGGATTCCGGTGCGAATCGCTTTTGATGACGTCCCGGCCGATTTCCGCATGATTGCCGGGCGTACGGCCACGGTGTCGATTATCGACGATCAAAACCGGGAGCCGGCGCAATGA
- a CDS encoding DUF2789 domain-containing protein gives MENPTHSLPSLFKQLGLPDDAVSIDKFIATHSPLKPDLHLADAFFWSPSQADLLRTEILDDADWAEVVDQLNVMLRKGRGG, from the coding sequence ATGGAAAACCCAACCCACAGCCTCCCTTCACTGTTCAAACAACTCGGCCTGCCCGACGACGCCGTGAGCATCGATAAATTCATCGCCACCCACTCGCCGCTCAAACCGGACCTGCATCTGGCGGATGCGTTTTTCTGGAGCCCTAGCCAGGCGGATCTGCTGCGCACTGAAATTCTGGATGACGCCGATTGGGCAGAGGTGGTGGATCAGTTGAATGTGATGTTGAGGAAGGGACGCGGAGGTTAG
- a CDS encoding NADH:ubiquinone oxidoreductase subunit N, whose product MKNPYALGFWCAVVALVLLSATYFYGIMLAHQIDKALVFLDSATALIAVMSIAVVAWASVQTQKIKKRQLEQGKTLVLIWDTKVALRRVETVFDRYFWGSYWQPGRTFQEVMGELTGTPLEKSLETLKKQCLELDKQVADDGRHWLNNARELADVATAMARERYQLDFCDPRGEVTGGAVINRDFEVLVYTWTARLKTFDHQLDEIEVQYS is encoded by the coding sequence ATGAAAAACCCTTATGCTCTCGGCTTCTGGTGCGCCGTTGTGGCGTTAGTGCTGCTCTCGGCGACCTACTTCTACGGCATCATGCTGGCCCATCAGATCGACAAGGCTCTGGTGTTCCTCGACAGCGCCACCGCGCTGATCGCCGTGATGTCCATCGCGGTGGTGGCCTGGGCGTCCGTCCAGACCCAGAAAATCAAAAAAAGACAACTCGAACAAGGCAAGACCCTGGTCCTGATCTGGGACACCAAGGTCGCGCTGCGCCGTGTCGAAACGGTGTTCGATCGCTATTTCTGGGGCAGTTACTGGCAACCGGGGCGCACGTTCCAGGAAGTCATGGGGGAACTCACCGGCACACCGCTGGAAAAGAGTCTCGAAACCCTGAAAAAACAATGCCTGGAGCTGGACAAACAAGTGGCCGACGACGGTCGGCACTGGCTCAACAATGCCCGGGAGCTGGCGGACGTCGCCACGGCCATGGCGCGCGAGCGTTATCAGCTGGACTTCTGCGACCCGCGAGGGGAAGTGACCGGCGGGGCGGTGATCAACCGGGATTTTGAAGTGCTGGTGTACACGTGGACGGCGCGGCTCAAAACCTTTGATCATCAGCTGGATGAGATCGAAGTGCAGTATTCCTGA
- a CDS encoding YbaK/EbsC family protein: MRMARTVQRSLDRAQCEYDIVTHPHSASSLETARVAGIPAERVAKSVILDDHHGHYLMALLPASRHLDLSKVRTSGEWQVSRESHLPHLFDDCERGAVPALGEAYGLDVVIDPLLTRQKDIYLEAGNHINLVHMNMTEFLKMVPHAQVRELSH; the protein is encoded by the coding sequence ATGCGTATGGCAAGAACCGTGCAGAGAAGCCTGGACCGGGCTCAATGCGAATATGACATCGTCACCCACCCACATTCGGCCAGCAGCCTCGAAACGGCGCGGGTCGCGGGCATTCCTGCCGAACGGGTGGCCAAATCGGTCATCCTCGACGACCACCATGGTCATTACCTGATGGCCTTGCTGCCCGCCAGTCGTCACCTGGACTTGAGCAAAGTGCGCACCAGCGGCGAATGGCAAGTTTCCCGGGAAAGCCATCTGCCGCATCTGTTTGATGATTGTGAACGCGGCGCCGTACCTGCCCTGGGTGAGGCTTATGGGCTCGACGTGGTCATCGACCCGCTACTGACCCGGCAGAAAGACATCTACCTGGAAGCCGGCAATCACATCAACCTGGTGCACATGAACATGACGGAATTTCTGAAAATGGTGCCGCATGCGCAGGTGCGGGAGTTGAGTCATTGA
- a CDS encoding YdgA family protein, with translation MNKSAGVLLGIVVVIGAISVGGAWYTGTKIEGVLNSSLADANQQLQAALVGHKGTASLELVSLERHVFSSTAHYRLKGEGEMFGETPIELLFVDHVEHGPLPFSRLMSLKWLPVMATSHYELEKTPLTEKWFAATKDASPLKGVVNIGYDNSTNGNLELLPLEAALDDKSSVKFSGLKVDVAASAQAQKVKADGYMDSLKLTTVSEDQAPVQVELNGLTLASNLNKSTYGFYTGENTVVLKNSKTTFGPKQSVLGFNNFEMKNHTEESGTSASGRADYKIGEVSLNGKPVGSAQMALSLKNLDIPSTMALMQVYQTKLQPYEQAATEAAEAGQPVPELKLTEAEEAQLKTNLEQLLAAGPQVALESLSFTTPHGESRANLVLNLTKPQAIDLPVDQLVRQLIALLDINLQVSKPMLVDVLTVQSQIDGQTDAKLIADQATATADMFGSMAVGTQLAKLDGNNIVSKLHYANNQVEFNGQKMTVEEFVGFVMSKFGGGGEVQ, from the coding sequence ATGAATAAATCAGCAGGCGTGCTCCTGGGAATTGTTGTCGTCATCGGTGCAATCAGCGTCGGCGGTGCCTGGTACACCGGCACCAAAATCGAAGGCGTATTGAACAGCTCCCTGGCTGACGCTAACCAGCAGTTGCAGGCGGCGTTGGTGGGTCACAAAGGCACCGCGTCGCTGGAACTGGTGTCGCTGGAGCGCCACGTATTCAGCAGCACCGCGCACTATCGTCTGAAGGGCGAAGGTGAAATGTTTGGCGAGACGCCAATCGAGTTGCTGTTTGTCGACCACGTCGAACACGGCCCGCTGCCGTTCTCGCGCCTGATGTCGCTGAAGTGGTTACCGGTCATGGCCACCAGTCACTACGAACTGGAAAAAACGCCGCTCACCGAAAAATGGTTCGCCGCGACCAAGGACGCCTCGCCGCTCAAAGGCGTGGTCAACATCGGCTACGACAACTCCACCAACGGCAACCTGGAATTGCTGCCGCTGGAAGCGGCCCTGGATGACAAGTCCAGCGTGAAATTCTCCGGCCTCAAGGTCGACGTTGCGGCCAGTGCCCAGGCGCAGAAGGTCAAAGCCGATGGCTACATGGACAGTCTGAAGCTAACCACCGTTTCCGAAGATCAGGCGCCGGTGCAGGTCGAATTGAACGGCCTGACCCTGGCCAGCAATCTGAACAAAAGCACCTACGGCTTTTACACGGGCGAGAACACGGTCGTGCTGAAGAACAGCAAAACCACCTTCGGCCCGAAACAGTCAGTGCTGGGCTTCAACAATTTCGAAATGAAAAATCACACCGAGGAATCCGGCACCAGCGCTTCCGGGCGTGCCGATTACAAGATTGGCGAAGTGTCCTTGAACGGCAAGCCTGTCGGCTCGGCACAAATGGCCTTGAGCCTGAAGAACCTCGACATTCCGTCGACGATGGCGCTGATGCAGGTTTACCAGACCAAGCTGCAGCCGTACGAGCAGGCTGCCACCGAAGCGGCTGAGGCGGGTCAACCAGTACCAGAGCTGAAACTGACCGAAGCCGAAGAAGCGCAACTCAAAACCAATCTGGAGCAATTGCTCGCAGCCGGTCCGCAGGTGGCTCTGGAAAGCCTGTCGTTCACCACGCCCCATGGCGAAAGTCGTGCGAACCTGGTGCTGAACCTGACCAAACCGCAGGCGATCGACCTGCCGGTGGATCAATTGGTGCGACAACTGATCGCGCTGCTGGACATCAATCTGCAAGTGTCCAAGCCCATGCTCGTTGACGTGCTCACCGTGCAATCGCAAATCGACGGTCAGACCGACGCCAAATTGATCGCGGATCAAGCCACCGCCACTGCCGACATGTTTGGCAGCATGGCCGTTGGCACGCAGTTGGCGAAACTGGACGGCAATAACATCGTCAGCAAACTGCACTACGCCAATAATCAGGTGGAATTCAACGGCCAGAAAATGACCGTCGAAGAGTTCGTCGGTTTTGTGATGAGCAAGTTCGGTGGGGGCGGCGAGGTCCAGTAA
- a CDS encoding FUSC family protein — MNGFFSGMPPARDWFYGVRTFAASMIALYIALLMQMPRPYWAMATVYIVSNPFVGPTSSKALYRAVGTFIGAAAAVMFVPMFVQSPYVLVLVIALWTGILLFLSLHLRTANNYALMLAGYTLPLIALPVVDNPLAVWDVAEARTEEIFLGIAVAAVVGAMFWPRRLAPVFNDSVSKWFADASTYSLRFLSRNVQPDEVSTLRMAMVANFNTLELMIGQLPHEGARPQTVRNTKMLRGRMIHLLTVIDALDDALYALERRTPELVDKFAPLLSAATEWLQHQDADIDRWQALKDQLEAMQPSAPALEDRKQLLFSNALYRLAEWVDLWQDCRSLQAAIQCESQESWRAVYRHWRLGRLSPFLDRGLMLYSAASTVTAIIVASVLWILLGWTDGGAAVILAAVSCSFFASMDDPAPQIYRFFFWTAMSVLLASLYLFLVLPNLHDFPMLVLAFAVPFICIGTLTVKPQFYLGMLLTLVNTSSFISIQGAYDADFLSFANSNLAGPIGLLFAFVWTLIARPFGAELAAKRLTRFSWRDIVSLTEPATLADHRHLGVQMLDRLMQHLPRLAITGQDTGIALREVRVALNLLDLLAYAPRIHGEPNMLLRQVVTEVGEYFKTCLKAGERLPAPSALLMTLDRTRRALSGAGDDETRLHLLHALSGLRLALLPGVEFVGSAELEEPLPHGIDGAPL, encoded by the coding sequence TTGAACGGTTTTTTTTCCGGCATGCCCCCGGCGCGGGACTGGTTCTACGGTGTGCGTACGTTCGCGGCCTCGATGATCGCGTTGTACATCGCGTTGCTCATGCAAATGCCGCGTCCGTATTGGGCGATGGCCACGGTGTATATCGTCTCCAATCCATTCGTTGGCCCTACCAGTTCCAAAGCGTTGTACCGCGCAGTCGGTACGTTTATCGGTGCAGCTGCTGCGGTCATGTTCGTGCCGATGTTTGTCCAAAGCCCTTACGTGTTGGTACTGGTCATCGCATTGTGGACCGGCATTCTGCTGTTTCTTTCCCTGCATCTGCGCACGGCCAACAACTATGCGTTGATGCTCGCCGGTTACACCTTGCCGCTGATTGCCCTGCCGGTGGTGGATAACCCGTTGGCGGTGTGGGATGTGGCCGAGGCGCGTACCGAAGAAATTTTCCTTGGCATAGCCGTCGCGGCGGTGGTCGGAGCGATGTTTTGGCCTCGGCGGCTGGCGCCGGTGTTCAACGATTCGGTAAGTAAATGGTTTGCCGACGCCTCCACCTACAGCCTGCGTTTCCTCAGCCGCAACGTGCAGCCGGATGAAGTCAGTACACTGCGCATGGCGATGGTCGCGAACTTCAACACCCTGGAACTGATGATCGGCCAGTTGCCTCACGAAGGCGCTCGCCCGCAAACGGTGCGCAACACCAAGATGCTGCGTGGGCGGATGATCCACCTGTTGACGGTGATCGATGCCCTCGACGACGCGCTCTATGCCCTTGAGCGGCGCACGCCGGAGCTTGTGGACAAGTTCGCGCCACTGCTCAGCGCCGCCACCGAATGGCTTCAGCATCAAGACGCCGACATTGATCGGTGGCAGGCACTTAAAGATCAACTCGAAGCGATGCAGCCCAGCGCACCAGCACTGGAGGATCGCAAACAGTTGCTGTTTTCCAATGCCCTCTATCGCCTCGCCGAATGGGTCGACTTGTGGCAGGACTGCCGCAGCCTGCAAGCCGCCATCCAGTGCGAAAGCCAGGAGTCTTGGCGCGCGGTGTATCGGCATTGGCGCCTGGGTCGGCTGTCACCGTTTCTGGATCGTGGCTTGATGCTGTATTCGGCGGCGTCCACCGTCACCGCCATCATCGTCGCTTCGGTGCTGTGGATTCTGCTCGGCTGGACTGACGGCGGCGCTGCGGTGATTCTGGCGGCGGTATCGTGCAGTTTCTTCGCTTCGATGGACGACCCGGCGCCGCAGATTTATCGGTTCTTCTTTTGGACGGCGATGTCGGTGTTGTTGGCCAGCCTTTACCTGTTTCTGGTGCTGCCCAATCTGCATGACTTCCCGATGCTGGTGCTGGCGTTCGCGGTACCGTTCATCTGCATCGGCACCCTGACGGTCAAGCCGCAGTTTTACCTGGGGATGCTGCTGACCCTGGTCAACACGTCGTCCTTCATCAGTATTCAGGGCGCCTACGACGCGGACTTCCTCAGTTTTGCCAACTCCAACCTGGCCGGTCCGATCGGCTTGTTGTTCGCCTTTGTCTGGACCCTGATCGCCCGGCCGTTCGGTGCCGAACTGGCAGCCAAGCGCCTGACCCGTTTCAGTTGGCGCGACATCGTCAGCCTCACTGAGCCTGCGACCCTGGCCGATCATCGGCACCTGGGCGTGCAGATGCTCGACCGGCTGATGCAGCATCTGCCACGGCTGGCCATCACTGGCCAGGACACCGGCATCGCCCTGCGGGAAGTTCGGGTGGCGTTGAATCTGTTGGACCTGCTCGCCTACGCGCCGCGTATCCACGGTGAGCCGAACATGTTGCTGCGCCAAGTGGTGACGGAGGTCGGCGAGTATTTCAAGACCTGTCTTAAGGCTGGCGAGCGCTTACCGGCACCGAGCGCTTTGCTGATGACCCTCGACCGCACGCGCCGTGCCCTGAGTGGCGCGGGTGACGATGAAACCCGCCTTCACTTGTTGCACGCCTTGAGTGGCTTGCGCCTGGCCCTGTTGCCCGGCGTCGAATTTGTCGGTTCCGCCGAACTCGAAGAACCGCTTCCCCATGGCATCGATGGAGCGCCTTTATGA
- a CDS encoding NfeD family protein: MNTRCCAIALLLALSGSAFAADTAGLPTSDPIGLWLITFGIAFLIAEAALPNYGVIGLGGIVMFVIGAVILTNAQMPVPLMIGLGLISALLLIFLLIRALKTRPRHTVSGDAGLLGSVTPVLSLQVGDACHGWVHLQGERWQVSSAKPLLIGQRVRVVARKGLVLEVAATDAVPVGE; this comes from the coding sequence GTGAACACTCGTTGTTGCGCCATTGCATTGCTGCTGGCGTTGAGCGGATCCGCCTTCGCCGCGGACACCGCTGGACTGCCGACATCCGATCCGATTGGCCTGTGGCTGATCACCTTCGGCATCGCCTTCCTGATCGCCGAAGCGGCCCTGCCCAATTACGGTGTAATCGGCCTGGGCGGGATCGTGATGTTCGTGATCGGCGCAGTCATCCTGACCAATGCACAAATGCCCGTTCCATTGATGATTGGCCTGGGACTCATCAGCGCACTGCTGCTGATATTCCTGTTGATCCGCGCCCTGAAAACCCGACCCCGCCACACGGTCAGCGGTGATGCCGGGCTGCTCGGCAGCGTGACCCCGGTGCTGTCACTGCAGGTCGGCGACGCCTGTCACGGCTGGGTGCATTTGCAGGGCGAGCGCTGGCAAGTGTCGAGTGCCAAACCGCTGCTAATCGGGCAACGGGTGCGGGTGGTGGCGCGCAAGGGATTAGTGCTGGAAGTCGCCGCGACTGACGCGGTTCCGGTTGGAGAATGA
- a CDS encoding MarR family transcriptional regulator, whose translation MNISSSMVVAARHWRKICQTTLVNYGISEACAVPLLMIGRLGEGVRQVTVAQAAGMESPSLVRLLDQLCHSGYVCRTEDAQDRRAKCLSLTDAGRTLVQAVEVELVRLRNEVLEGIDQRDLEATLRVLKAFESASHLPAIYP comes from the coding sequence ATGAACATCAGCAGCTCCATGGTTGTAGCCGCCCGGCATTGGCGGAAGATCTGCCAGACGACGCTGGTGAACTATGGAATTTCCGAAGCCTGTGCCGTCCCGTTGTTGATGATCGGGCGCCTGGGCGAGGGTGTGCGGCAGGTGACGGTGGCGCAGGCGGCGGGGATGGAGAGTCCGTCCCTGGTGCGTTTGCTCGATCAGTTGTGCCATTCCGGTTATGTCTGTCGCACCGAAGATGCACAGGACCGTCGCGCCAAATGCCTGAGCCTGACCGACGCCGGTCGAACCCTGGTGCAAGCCGTCGAAGTCGAACTGGTGCGCTTGCGCAATGAAGTGCTTGAAGGCATCGACCAGCGTGATCTGGAAGCCACGCTGCGCGTGTTGAAGGCCTTTGAATCGGCCAGCCATCTGCCGGCGATTTATCCTTGA